From Panicum hallii strain FIL2 chromosome 2, PHallii_v3.1, whole genome shotgun sequence, a single genomic window includes:
- the LOC112882194 gene encoding serine/threonine protein phosphatase 2A 57 kDa regulatory subunit B' alpha isoform-like, with protein MGAAAAEVVAPKPPSSAGKRRSTTLRFLFELEKPDGLLPGTAKLPPPSPEPEADSLIDKIASCHRVFTFSAGAGEREDERDAKRERLVEVLGEVRSAGGKQRALDHRVMVALLKMVSANLFRAMPPSAYPPLPPDGVDEDAPAMVLAPSWPHLQVVYDILLSAVTAADAKALRNHVDRAFLSGLLALFGSEDPRERDRLKTVYHQLYSKLTGERAFMRRSMAAALLRLVYEAPAAERHCGVAELLEICGSIINGFAVPLKEEHRAFLARVLLPLHRTRWAHTYHRQLAYCVLQFVHKEPGLAGVVVTGILRHWPVTNCQKEVLLIEELEEILEVIDPKQFQKLAVPVCSRIARCVSSCSSQVAERALYVWNNERFLELATSSPGVMEGILPAFVASVEGNLERHWSKCVQQVTASVKALLEQVAPDLYARCAADLAARRSEAEVAAAVRDARWRKLEMAAAAAK; from the exons ATGGGCGCTGCCGCAGCGGAGGTGGTGGCGCCGAAGCCGCCGTCGTCGGCGGGCAAGCGGCGGTCGACCACGCTGAGGTTCCTGTTCGAGCTCGAGAAGCCGGACGGGCTGCTGCCCGGCACGGccaagctgccgccgccgtcgccggagcccGAGGCCGACAGCCTAATCGACAAGATCGCCTCGTGCCACCGCGTGTTCACGTTCTccgccggcgcgggcgagcgcgaGGACGAACGGGACGCGAAGCGGGAGCGCCTCGTGGAGGTGCTCGGCGAAGTCCGGTCGGCGGGGGGCAAGCAGCGGGCGCTGGACCACCGCGTAATGGTGGCGCTGCTGAAGATGGTGTCCGCCAACCTGTTCCGGGCAATGCCGCCGTCGGCGTACCCACCGCTGCCGCCCGACGGCGTGGACGAGGACGCGCCGGCGATGGTGCTGGCCCCGTCGTGGCCGCACCTCCAGGTGGTGTACGACATCCTCCTCTCCGCGGTGACCGCCGCGGACGCCAAGGCGCTGCGCAACCACGTGGACCGCGCCTTCCTCTCGGGCCTCCTCGCGCTGTTCGGCTCCGAGGACCCCCGCGAGCGCGACCGGCTCAAGACCGTGTACCACCAGCTCTACTCCAAGCTCACCGGCGAGCGCGCCTTCATGCGGCGCTCCATGGCCGCCGCGCTCCTGCGGCTGGTCTACGAGGCGCCCGCCGCCGAGCGCCACTGCGGCGTCGCCGAGCTGCTGGAGATCTGCGGCAGCATCATCAACGGCTTCGCCGTTCCGCTAAAGGAGGAGCACCGGGCGTTCCTGGCGCGcgtgctgctgccgctgcacCGGACGCGGTGGGCGCACACGTACCACCGCCAGCTCGCCTACTGCGTGCTCCAGTTCGTGCACAAGGAGCCGGGGCTCGCGGGCGTGGTCGTCACGGGCATCCTGCGCCACTGGCCCGTGACCAACTGCCAGAAGGAGGTGCTGCTCAtcgaggagctcgaggagatccTCGAGGTGATCGACCCCAAGCAGTTCCAGAAGCTGGCCGTGCCCGTCTGCTCGCGGATCGCCCGCTGTGTCAGTAGCTGCAGCTCTCAG GTGGCGGAGCGGGCGCTGTACGTGTGGAACAACGAGCGGTTCCTGGAGCTGGCGACGTCGTCGCCGGGCGTGATGGAGGGGATCCTGCCGGCGTTCGTGGCGAGCGTGGAGGGCAACCTGGAGCGGCACTGGAGCAAGTGCGTGCAGCAGGTGACGGCCAGCGTCAAGGCCCTGCTGGAGCAGGTGGCGCCCGACCTGTACGCCCGGTGCGCCGCCGACCTCGCCGCGCGGCGGTCCGAGGCcgaggtcgccgccgccgtgcgcgaCGCCCGGTGGCGGAAGCTCgagatggccgccgccgccgcgaaatAG
- the LOC112881865 gene encoding pentatricopeptide repeat-containing protein At1g20300, mitochondrial: MALLLKPKHHLSKTGRILLRRRLCDGSPAPSAPTEPSPPPLNRAETKLLDALHAALLDHRRANPAAELPVYPPFDTLPSLSEAVSGLLPSPPSPDLPLHLLRRLLALRRGVPLPEAVAFFRHVVPSLPEDSLPELYAAMIDLLAKHHHFPLARHLLDEMRERAVPISSQLIRALIRRYVRAEMPSEAADLFRRMDEYGAGAPDPATLAFLLGALSKKRLASEAQSLFDNCKSVFPPDVVIYTAVVHAWCRAGHLDEAERVFAEMQQSGIMPNVYTYTAVIDAMYRAGQVPRAQELLCQMIDSGCPPNTATFNAIMRAHVKAGRSEQVLQVHNQMQQLGCKPDIITYNFLIETHCGKGQGNLDAALKVLAKMTAKGCVPDCHTFNPMFKLVLVLGNIDAARKLYEKMRELQCKPNVVTYNCLLRLFNKEKSMDMVLRMKKTMDAEGIEPNIHTYAILIEAFCGRGNWKRAHATLKEMIEEKSFKPSKQVRDMVLALLRKAGQLKKHEDLVELMADRGFISRPASDALWSTLSAC, translated from the coding sequence ATGGCTCTCCTCCTCAAGCCCAAGCACCACCTCTCCAAGACCGGCCgcatcctcctccgccgccgcctatGCGACGGCTCACCGGCCCCGTCGGCCCCAACGGAACCCTCACCCCCGCCCCTGAACCGCGCGGAGACCAAGCTCCTGGACGCGCTGCACGCGGCGCTCCTCGACCACCGCCGCGCCAACCCGGCAGCCGAGCTCCCGGTGTACCCGCCGTTCGACACCCTCCCGTCCCTCTCCGAGGCGGTCTCCGGCCTGCTCCCTTCCCCGCCTTCCCCTGACCTCCCGctccacctcctccgccgcctcctcgcgcTCCGCCGCGGCGTTCCGCTCCCCGAGGCcgtcgccttcttccgccacgTCGTCCCCTCCTTGCCCGAAGACTCCCTCCCCGAACTCTACGCCGCTATGATAGACCTGCTCGCCAAACACCACCATTTCCCTCTCGCGCGCCACCTGCTCGACGAAATGCGCGAGCGAGCCGTCCCCATCTCGTCGCAGCTCATCCGCGCCTTGATCCGCCGGTACGTCCGGGCGGAGATGCCGTCGGAGGCGGCCGACCTGTTCCGCCGCATGGACGAGTACGGAGCTGGGGCTCCGGATCCTGCCACACTGGCGTTCCTCCTCGGCGCTCTCTCCAAGAAGCGCCTTGCCAGTGAGGCGCAGTCGCTGTTCGACAACTGCAAGTCTGTCTTCCCACCAGATGTTGTTATCTACACGGCTGTGGTGCATGCATGGTGCCGCGCTGGGCACCTCGATGAGGCGGAACGCGTGTTCGCAGAGATGCAGCAATCAGGGATCATGCCGAATGTGTATACCTACACTGCTGTGATTGATGCAATGTACCGTGCAGGGCAGGTTCCCCGTGCACAGGAGCTCCTGTGCCAGATGATCGATTCTGGGTGCCCGCCAAACACGGCAACGTTCAATGCAATCATGCGAGCGCATGTCAAGGCTGGCCGTTCTGagcaggtgctgcaggtgcataACCAGATGCAGCAACTTGGATGTAAGCCAGATATCATCACTTACAATTTCTTGATCGAGACACATTGTGGGAAGGGGCAGGGCAACCTTGATGCAGCACTGAAGGTTCTTGCGAAAATGACAGCAAAAGGGTGTGTTCCTGACTGCCACACCTTCAATCCCATGTTCAAGCTGGTGCTTGTGCTCGGCAACATTGATGCTGCGCGGAAGTTGTATGAAAAGATGAGGGAGCTACAATGCAAGCCAAATGTAGTGACATACAATTGCCTTCTAAGGTTGTTCAATAAGGAGAAGTCAATGGATATGGTTCTGAGGATGAAAAAGACCATGGATGCGGAAGGAATAGAGCCAAACATTCACACATATGCGATTCTGATTGAGGCATTCTGTGGGAGAGGGAACTGGAAGCGTGCACATGCTACACTAAAGGAAATGATTGAGGAGAAGTCTTTTAAACCCTCAAAGCAGGTGCGAGATATGGTATTGGCCCTTTTGAGGAAGGCTGGACAGCTCAAGAAGCACGAAGATCTTGTTGAATTGATGGCTGACCGGGGTTTCATTAGCCGCCCGGCAAGTGATGCACTGTGGAGCACACTCTCGGCTTGCTGA
- the LOC112881819 gene encoding uncharacterized protein At1g76070-like, which translates to MEKKQRKHARSGSFTAAGLASFLRSTVASFSSNFPSRGRSSFNHRNAFSGPIVSIVPPEARGGGRRKRSGYRTPEPTSPKVSCIGQIKRSSSRRQKKVNPCGRNGGACPLPPRPAEGTKPRGGPRGSLVKRMSFFRRSRSRSRSSSKDGCANGSCTVAAPAPAGLGQMKRFASGRAAFQDFDWREEEEEGRRSRGSSDGEDEDEGFVAHSAPLTLGGGVVASEPRKEVNLWRRRPMAPPTPLQLP; encoded by the coding sequence ATGGAGAAGAAGCAGCGGAAGCACGCGAGGTCCGGGAGCTTCACGGCCGCCGGGCTGGCCTCCTTCCTCCGCTCCACCGTCGCGTCCTTCTCCTCCAACTTCCCCTCCCGCGGCAGGTCCTCCTTCAACCACCGCAACGCCTTCTCGGGGCCCATCGTCTCCATCGTCCCGCcggaggcccgcggcggcggcaggaggaagCGCTCGGGGTACCGGACGCCCGAGCCGACGTCGCCCAAGGTCTCCTGCATCGGCCAGATCAAGCGGAGCAGCTCCAGGCGCCAGAAGAAGGTCAACCCCTGCGGCAGGAACGGCGGCGCCTGCCcgctgccgccgcggccggcggaggGGACGAAGCCCCGCGGCGGGCCCAGGGGCTCGCTCGTGAAGCGGATGTCCTTCTTCCGGCGCAGCAGGTCGCGGTCCAGGTCGTCGTCGAAGGACGGCTGCGCCAACGGCAGCTGCAccgtggcggcgccggcgccggcggggctCGGGCAGATGAAGCGTTTCGCGAGCGGCCGCGCGGCGTTCCAGGACTTCGACtggcgggaggaggaggaggaggggaggaggagccgTGGCAGCAGCGACGgggaggacgaggacgagggGTTCGTGGCGCACTCGGCGCCGCTGACgctcggcggcggggtggtggcGTCCGAGCCCAGGAAGGAGGTCAACCTGTGGAGGCGGCGCCCCATGGCTCCTCCCACTCCGCTTCAGCTTCCTTAG